A section of the Rhodospirillales bacterium genome encodes:
- the secD gene encoding protein translocase subunit SecD, whose amino-acid sequence MIRIPLWKVALILLVCLAGFIYAAPNLMTRAQADAWAAKVPSFVPSRTVNLGLDLQGGSYLMLQVGLDDAIHDQADNAMQAARSELRTRKIGYSSLRVTPTGFVVVLRNPTDTDAARSAFRKADPELDLTDDGHGTITAVFSEAKLKAIKDHAIEQSIEIVRRRVDETGTREPSIAREGEDRIVVQLPGLGDPEHVKNLLGKTAKLGFQLVDSDAAMTGKPGLGDVMLPMQEYPGQSLPVQKNAMITGDMLVNAQPSFNQNGQPVVTFQLNTLGAKRFCDVTTQNVGKPFAIVLDNVVISAPRINEPICGGSGQISGSFTVQTSSDLALLLRAGALPAPLKIVEERTVGPTLGSDSVAAGKKACVMALVFVIVFACTVYGLFGVFASLALLMNMVLLIAVMSMLQATLTLPGIAGIVLAIGLAVDGNVLVFERIKEELRAGRSILAAVDTGYERAKTTIIDSNLTALISALILFSFGTGPIKGFAVTTSIGVGTAYFASMMLTRLMVVGFLRWKKPKAIAV is encoded by the coding sequence ATGATCCGCATCCCGCTTTGGAAGGTCGCTCTGATCCTGCTGGTTTGCCTGGCGGGCTTTATCTATGCCGCGCCCAATCTGATGACCCGCGCGCAGGCCGATGCCTGGGCGGCGAAGGTTCCGTCCTTCGTGCCTTCGCGCACCGTCAATCTCGGTCTGGATTTGCAGGGTGGTTCGTACCTGATGCTGCAGGTCGGACTCGACGACGCGATTCACGATCAGGCCGACAACGCGATGCAGGCCGCGCGCAGCGAGCTGCGCACGCGCAAGATCGGCTATTCCAGCCTGCGTGTCACGCCAACGGGCTTTGTCGTGGTGCTGCGCAACCCGACCGACACCGACGCGGCCCGTTCGGCCTTCCGCAAGGCCGACCCGGAACTTGACCTTACCGACGACGGGCACGGCACCATCACGGCTGTTTTCAGCGAGGCGAAACTCAAGGCGATCAAGGACCACGCGATCGAACAGTCGATCGAAATCGTCCGCCGCCGCGTCGATGAAACCGGTACGCGCGAACCATCCATCGCCCGCGAGGGCGAGGACCGGATTGTGGTCCAGCTGCCGGGTCTGGGCGATCCCGAACACGTCAAGAATCTGTTGGGCAAGACCGCGAAACTGGGCTTTCAACTGGTCGATTCCGACGCGGCGATGACCGGCAAACCGGGTCTGGGCGATGTCATGCTGCCGATGCAGGAATATCCGGGTCAGTCCCTGCCGGTGCAAAAGAACGCGATGATCACCGGCGACATGCTGGTCAACGCCCAGCCCAGCTTCAACCAGAACGGCCAGCCGGTGGTGACGTTCCAGTTGAACACGCTGGGCGCGAAACGTTTTTGCGATGTGACGACCCAGAACGTCGGCAAGCCCTTTGCCATCGTGCTCGACAACGTCGTCATCTCGGCCCCCCGCATCAACGAACCGATCTGCGGCGGATCCGGCCAGATTTCCGGGTCTTTCACGGTCCAGACATCAAGCGATCTTGCCTTGCTTCTGCGTGCGGGCGCGCTGCCCGCGCCGCTCAAGATCGTGGAGGAACGCACCGTCGGCCCGACGCTGGGTTCGGATTCTGTCGCGGCGGGCAAAAAGGCCTGCGTCATGGCACTGGTTTTCGTGATCGTTTTCGCCTGCACGGTCTATGGCCTGTTCGGGGTCTTCGCTTCGCTGGCGCTGCTGATGAACATGGTGCTGTTGATCGCGGTGATGTCGATGCTTCAGGCGACGCTGACCCTGCCGGGCATCGCGGGTATCGTGCTGGCCATCGGCCTTGCGGTCGACGGCAACGTGCTGGTCTTTGAACGCATCAAGGAGGAACTGCGCGCCGGGCGCTCGATCCTTGCCGCTGTCGATACGGGTTATGAACGCGCCAAGACCACGATCATCGATTCCAACCTGACCGCGCTGATTTCGGCGCTGATTCTGTTTTCCTTCGGCACCGGGCCGATCAAGGGCTTCGCGGTCACCACGTCGATCGGCGTGGGAACCGCCTATTTCGCCTCGATGATGCTCACCCGCCTGATGGTGGTGGGCTTCCTGCGCTGGAAGAAACCGAAAGCGATTGCCGTATGA
- the secF gene encoding protein translocase subunit SecF has product MIIKLFPLVPHDTKIDFFGHRFYAFFASLVIIGGSILCLSIKGLNFGIDFTGGTVMEIATPVDPDMAQLREQLSGLDIGEVPIQELGNKRSLMLRFGEQPGGPDAQKDATDKIRALLDQDFGAGKVDYRRADFVGPQVGAELKMDGLKAVVMALVCIFSYIWLRFNWQYGIGAMLALIHDVVGILGLFSLTQMPFDLSTLSAILLVAGYSINETVIIFDRVRETLRKYRKMPMRDVINFSINSTLPRTIMTSGSTLLALLALWLFGGLVIRAFVSALFIGILIGTHSSYFVSTPSLYYLKLRATPEDKQN; this is encoded by the coding sequence ATGATCATCAAGCTGTTCCCGCTGGTCCCCCACGACACGAAGATCGATTTCTTCGGCCACCGCTTTTACGCGTTTTTCGCCTCGCTGGTGATTATCGGCGGGTCGATTCTCTGTTTGAGCATCAAGGGCCTGAATTTCGGCATCGATTTCACCGGCGGCACGGTGATGGAGATCGCGACCCCCGTCGACCCCGACATGGCGCAGCTGCGCGAACAGCTTTCCGGTCTGGATATAGGCGAGGTGCCGATTCAGGAACTCGGCAACAAACGCTCGCTGATGCTGCGCTTCGGCGAACAACCCGGCGGGCCGGATGCGCAAAAGGACGCGACCGACAAGATCCGCGCGCTGCTGGATCAGGATTTCGGTGCGGGCAAGGTCGATTACCGCCGTGCCGATTTCGTCGGGCCGCAGGTGGGCGCGGAACTCAAGATGGACGGGCTCAAGGCCGTGGTCATGGCGCTCGTGTGCATCTTTTCGTATATCTGGCTGCGCTTTAACTGGCAGTACGGCATCGGGGCGATGTTGGCGCTGATCCACGACGTGGTCGGGATTCTGGGGCTGTTTTCGCTTACCCAGATGCCGTTCGATCTTTCGACGCTTTCGGCGATTTTGCTGGTCGCGGGCTATTCGATCAACGAAACCGTGATCATTTTCGACCGCGTGCGCGAAACCTTGCGCAAATACCGTAAAATGCCGATGCGCGACGTGATCAATTTCTCGATCAACTCGACCCTGCCGCGCACGATCATGACATCGGGTTCGACCCTGCTTGCGCTGCTTGCGCTGTGGCTGTTCGGCGGGCTGGTAATCCGCGCCTTCGTGTCGGCGCTGTTCATTGGCATCCTGATCGGGACGCACTCGTCCTACTTCGTTTCGACGCCGTCGCTTTATTATCTCAAGCTGCGTGCGACACCCGAAGACAAACAGAACTGA
- a CDS encoding lysophospholipid acyltransferase family protein produces MRHVLEYALLRGFLGVCAVLPVDAASGMGAVILGAIGPRMGISRTARANIERAFPEWTPAQVKACVGGIWRHFGRVIAEYPHLETIARSRVTYLNLEVFEALRGRTVLFVSGHIGNWEVMPPALLLGQGITMHSAYRAPNNPLVDRLIVRLRGFGGRLKSFGKHRKGLAEILRALEGGESVGMLIDQKMNTGIEVPFFGRPAMTSTAFVELARKTGCPLVPGHIARTKGCHFVFSLEPPIAVAGRETETVVREMHGFLERWIRATPEQWLWMHRRWKS; encoded by the coding sequence ATGCGCCACGTCCTTGAATACGCGCTGTTGCGCGGCTTTTTGGGGGTATGCGCCGTGTTGCCGGTCGATGCCGCGTCGGGCATGGGGGCGGTCATTCTGGGCGCGATCGGGCCGCGCATGGGCATTTCGCGCACCGCGCGCGCCAATATCGAACGCGCATTCCCTGAATGGACGCCGGCGCAGGTCAAAGCGTGCGTGGGCGGCATATGGCGGCATTTCGGGCGGGTGATCGCGGAATACCCGCATCTGGAAACCATCGCGCGCAGCCGCGTCACTTATTTAAACCTAGAGGTATTCGAGGCTTTGCGTGGGCGCACGGTTTTATTCGTCAGCGGGCATATCGGCAATTGGGAAGTCATGCCGCCCGCCCTGCTGCTGGGTCAGGGCATCACCATGCATTCGGCCTATCGCGCGCCCAACAACCCGCTGGTCGACCGATTGATCGTACGGCTGCGCGGCTTTGGCGGGCGGTTGAAATCCTTCGGCAAGCATCGCAAGGGACTGGCCGAGATTTTGCGCGCGCTGGAAGGCGGAGAGTCGGTCGGGATGCTGATCGACCAGAAAATGAACACCGGCATCGAGGTGCCCTTTTTTGGCCGCCCCGCCATGACCAGCACCGCCTTTGTCGAGTTGGCGCGCAAGACCGGCTGCCCGCTGGTGCCGGGACATATCGCACGCACGAAGGGCTGTCATTTCGTGTTTTCGCTTGAGCCGCCGATCGCGGTCGCAGGCCGTGAAACCGAAACGGTGGTGCGCGAGATGCACGGATTTCTGGAACGCTGGATCCGCGCTACGCCGGAACAGTGGTTGTGGATGCACCGGCGCTGGAAATCTTGA
- the lpxK gene encoding tetraacyldisaccharide 4'-kinase — translation MMPLCAPRFWYDANGGIPARILAPLGWLWCMAAARRQRHANTYAARIPVICLGNVTIGGAGKTPTAIALMQALMEGGKVRNPCFLTRGYGGEARTATLAAMPESTRHGDESVLLARHAPVVVAADRVAGLKLTESAGFDLVIADDGYQNPSFAKTAGVLVFDGAVGIGNGRCIPAGPLRESLAAALERAHAAVIIGPDKTGLRARLGDLPVFMGRIEAGALPQARYLAFAGIGRPDKFFDTLRGGLAELAACIPFPDHHPYSESDMQRLERLAAQHGAQLVTTEKDHVRIPLAWRDRVSTLKVRVVIDAMADLVRLLVP, via the coding sequence ATGATGCCGCTGTGCGCACCGCGTTTCTGGTATGACGCGAATGGCGGCATACCCGCGCGCATTCTGGCGCCTTTGGGCTGGCTGTGGTGCATGGCGGCGGCGCGGCGGCAACGCCATGCCAATACCTATGCCGCGCGAATTCCGGTGATCTGCCTGGGCAATGTCACGATCGGCGGCGCGGGCAAAACGCCTACGGCAATCGCCCTGATGCAGGCGTTGATGGAAGGCGGCAAGGTACGCAACCCCTGTTTCCTGACGCGTGGGTACGGCGGCGAAGCGCGCACCGCAACCCTGGCTGCGATGCCCGAGAGCACGCGACACGGGGACGAGTCGGTTTTGCTGGCACGCCATGCACCTGTGGTGGTTGCCGCCGACCGGGTCGCGGGATTGAAACTGACGGAAAGCGCTGGTTTCGATCTGGTCATCGCAGATGACGGATACCAGAACCCGTCTTTCGCCAAGACTGCGGGCGTATTGGTCTTCGACGGGGCGGTGGGCATCGGCAACGGGCGCTGCATTCCGGCGGGACCATTGCGGGAATCGCTTGCGGCGGCGCTGGAACGCGCGCACGCCGCCGTCATCATCGGACCGGACAAGACGGGCCTGCGCGCACGGCTTGGGGATTTGCCCGTATTTATGGGACGGATCGAGGCCGGTGCCCTGCCGCAGGCACGGTATCTGGCATTCGCCGGAATCGGACGGCCGGATAAATTTTTCGACACGTTGCGCGGCGGCCTTGCCGAACTGGCCGCCTGCATCCCCTTTCCCGACCATCACCCGTATTCGGAATCGGACATGCAACGCCTGGAGCGGCTGGCCGCGCAGCACGGCGCGCAGCTCGTAACCACCGAAAAGGACCATGTGCGCATTCCGCTGGCATGGCGCGATCGGGTTTCGACCTTAAAAGTGCGGGTGGTCATCGACGCCATGGCGGATCTGGTCCGCCTTTTGGTGCCGTGA
- a CDS encoding 3-deoxy-D-manno-octulosonic acid transferase, producing MILRVYRTVIGHCGWLLRLVVLARLARRHEERGHAVERYGNATLPRPAGKVLWIHAASIGEMRSVLPLARLILERNADLTCLITTVTVTAARLVRDMNHPRILHQYAPFDHPAWVMRFLEHWQPAAAVWVESELWPNTLDALHARRAGVMMVNGRMSERSARRWSRVPRTIAHVLSLFDVCLAQSEADAVRLRTLGAQNVVVAGNMKYSGAPLPYDPAALETLRAQVANRPVILFASTHEGEEEICAHVLRTLNAAHPDLLGIIMPRHPSRGPQIRTMLEREGFRVAQRSLAEPPYMDMQVYLADTLGEPGLFYRLARIVFLGNSLITTPGGGHNPIEPAQLGCAVVFGPHMWNFAEIAEDLRQSRAAIRIESAGELAGVLQRLLEDDTRAASMGRTAQSFMADQNGVLGRVVLHLRRTLTSAGIAS from the coding sequence ATGATTCTGCGCGTCTACCGGACAGTGATCGGGCATTGCGGCTGGCTTTTACGCCTTGTGGTTTTGGCACGGCTGGCGCGTAGGCATGAGGAGCGCGGTCATGCCGTCGAACGCTATGGGAACGCCACCCTGCCCCGGCCTGCGGGTAAGGTTTTATGGATCCATGCCGCCAGTATCGGAGAAATGCGCTCGGTGCTGCCGCTCGCGCGGCTGATTCTGGAGCGCAACGCCGATTTGACCTGCCTGATCACCACGGTCACCGTCACCGCCGCGCGGCTGGTGCGGGACATGAACCATCCGCGCATCCTGCACCAATACGCGCCTTTCGATCATCCCGCATGGGTCATGCGGTTCCTTGAACACTGGCAGCCGGCGGCGGCGGTATGGGTGGAATCGGAATTGTGGCCCAACACGCTGGATGCCCTGCATGCGCGCCGGGCCGGGGTCATGATGGTCAACGGGCGGATGTCGGAGCGCAGCGCGCGGCGCTGGTCGCGGGTTCCGCGCACGATCGCGCATGTATTATCGTTGTTCGACGTATGTCTGGCGCAGAGCGAGGCCGACGCCGTGCGGCTGCGGACGCTGGGCGCGCAAAACGTCGTGGTCGCGGGAAACATGAAATATTCAGGCGCGCCCCTGCCCTATGACCCGGCGGCACTGGAAACCCTGCGCGCGCAGGTCGCGAACCGGCCCGTCATCCTGTTCGCCAGCACGCATGAGGGCGAGGAAGAAATCTGCGCCCACGTCCTGCGCACGCTGAATGCCGCGCATCCCGATCTTCTGGGCATTATCATGCCGCGCCATCCCTCGCGCGGGCCACAGATTCGTACGATGCTGGAGCGCGAGGGGTTCCGGGTCGCGCAACGCTCGCTGGCCGAGCCACCGTACATGGACATGCAGGTTTATCTGGCAGATACGCTGGGCGAACCGGGGTTGTTTTACCGTCTGGCGCGGATCGTGTTTCTGGGCAATTCGCTGATCACCACACCGGGCGGCGGGCATAACCCGATCGAACCCGCGCAACTTGGCTGTGCCGTCGTCTTCGGTCCGCATATGTGGAATTTTGCCGAAATCGCCGAGGATCTACGCCAATCGCGTGCCGCAATCCGCATCGAAAGCGCGGGCGAGCTGGCCGGAGTCTTGCAACGCCTGTTGGAGGACGACACGCGCGCGGCGTCGATGGGCCGCACGGCGCAAAGCTTCATGGCCGATCAAAACGGCGTGCTGGGGCGCGTGGTCCTGCACCTGCGACGCACACTGACCAGCGCGGGGATCGCATCATGA
- a CDS encoding NTP transferase domain-containing protein encodes MATAQAPIDIVVLAGGAATRLGALAAQTPKSLLQVSGLPFVLWPLFRIHRTTKLGRIIVSARAGQAAMFRAALSDHIKKLQKDLVIIEENSPIGTGGAILSMVGQAAPGDPFLVLNGDVCFALDAGALARAARERGAAMAAVAVPDSRAFGTLEIDGGRVAAYREKQPATMPRPGVINAGLYAFTHAVLKDFPPGPCSFEHDIAPVLVARGQLGAVVAPGPFLDIGTPESYAAAPAMLEAMAVPAGMSPGPAPK; translated from the coding sequence ATGGCAACGGCGCAGGCCCCGATCGACATCGTGGTGTTGGCGGGCGGGGCGGCGACCCGTCTGGGGGCGCTGGCGGCCCAAACGCCAAAATCGCTGCTGCAGGTATCGGGTCTGCCCTTCGTCCTTTGGCCGCTTTTCCGCATCCACCGTACCACGAAACTGGGGCGTATCATCGTATCCGCCCGCGCAGGGCAGGCGGCGATGTTCCGCGCCGCGCTCTCAGATCACATAAAGAAATTACAAAAAGACCTTGTTATTATTGAGGAAAATTCGCCAATTGGGACCGGCGGTGCGATCCTGTCCATGGTTGGTCAGGCCGCACCCGGCGATCCGTTTCTGGTCTTGAACGGCGATGTCTGTTTCGCGCTTGATGCCGGTGCGCTGGCGCGCGCCGCCCGCGAACGCGGTGCGGCGATGGCGGCGGTTGCGGTGCCCGATTCCCGCGCTTTCGGCACGCTTGAAATCGACGGCGGCAGGGTTGCGGCCTACCGCGAAAAACAGCCCGCCACCATGCCGCGCCCCGGCGTGATCAATGCGGGGCTTTATGCGTTTACCCATGCCGTCCTGAAGGATTTTCCGCCCGGTCCGTGTTCCTTTGAACATGACATCGCGCCGGTCTTGGTCGCGCGCGGGCAACTGGGCGCGGTTGTGGCGCCGGGGCCGTTTTTGGATATCGGCACGCCCGAATCCTATGCCGCCGCGCCCGCGATGCTGGAAGCGATGGCGGTGCCTGCGGGAATGTCACCCGGTCCGGCACCGAAATAA
- a CDS encoding Lrp/AsnC family transcriptional regulator — protein sequence MKRSKLDKIDRKILTTLQAQGRITNVDLAKEAGISAPPCLRRVRALEEAGYIRSYHAFLDPSKLGYGITVFAHVSLSSHSDVDLKKFEQKVRDWSHVREAHLLSGETDVLLKVVARDWEAYQQFLTTGLLATENVAAVRSSIAIRTAKLEPGVPVGDNAGA from the coding sequence ATGAAGCGCAGCAAGCTTGATAAAATCGACCGCAAGATCCTCACCACCCTGCAGGCGCAGGGCCGTATCACCAACGTCGATCTGGCCAAAGAGGCGGGGATTTCCGCGCCGCCCTGCCTGCGCCGGGTCCGTGCGCTGGAGGAGGCGGGCTATATCCGCAGCTACCATGCCTTTCTCGACCCATCCAAACTGGGCTATGGCATCACCGTGTTCGCGCATGTGTCGCTGTCCTCGCACAGCGACGTCGATCTAAAGAAATTTGAACAAAAGGTCCGCGACTGGTCCCATGTTCGCGAGGCGCATTTGCTTTCGGGCGAAACCGATGTCCTGCTCAAGGTCGTCGCACGCGACTGGGAGGCATACCAGCAATTTCTGACCACCGGGCTTCTGGCCACCGAAAACGTGGCGGCCGTTCGTTCATCGATCGCGATCCGCACGGCCAAGCTTGAACCCGGCGTGCCGGTAGGCGACAACGCGGGCGCATAG
- a CDS encoding rRNA methyltransferase, giving the protein MSTLPTHILQALESLASAHQRTQLARAAEAVSSRYRRAQNDADTLQIRDEVEAAAYACARMPATYAAITRVLEAVGMTVPPRSMLDYGAGPGTATLAARALWPDVAAQMVEPNAAMRRVAKHLIGDADFRDTPTQADTVSPHRFRAIARSCGDTPDTDSHLMNENRYELVVAAYVLNEVGDPAALAEKLWGACGRILVLVDSGTPAAQAMMMQVRAQLLAAGAHLHAPCPHDLACPFAGPEGWCHFSTRLSRTRLHKALKGGALGYEDETFTYLVFGRMPAPSRQARIIGHPRARKVIETMVCTPAGAIETLGIAKSDARYKAARKARWGDVL; this is encoded by the coding sequence GTGAGCACACTTCCCACACATATCCTGCAGGCACTGGAATCGCTGGCATCGGCGCATCAGCGCACGCAGCTGGCGCGCGCGGCTGAGGCCGTGTCGTCACGTTACCGGCGCGCGCAGAATGACGCCGACACTTTGCAAATACGCGACGAGGTCGAGGCCGCCGCCTATGCCTGCGCCCGGATGCCCGCGACCTATGCCGCCATCACGCGGGTTCTGGAAGCGGTTGGCATGACTGTGCCCCCGCGCAGCATGCTGGATTACGGCGCAGGCCCCGGAACGGCGACGCTGGCTGCGCGCGCGCTGTGGCCGGATGTCGCGGCACAGATGGTGGAGCCGAACGCCGCGATGCGGCGCGTGGCGAAGCATCTGATCGGGGACGCGGATTTTCGCGACACGCCCACGCAGGCTGATACCGTTTCGCCACACAGGTTTCGCGCTATCGCGCGGAGTTGCGGTGACACCCCTGACACCGATTCTCATTTAATGAATGAGAATCGGTATGAGCTGGTGGTCGCGGCCTACGTCCTGAACGAGGTGGGCGATCCGGCCGCGCTTGCCGAAAAGTTGTGGGGCGCGTGCGGGCGAATACTAGTGCTGGTCGATTCCGGCACGCCCGCGGCGCAGGCGATGATGATGCAGGTGCGCGCGCAGCTTTTGGCGGCGGGGGCGCATCTGCACGCGCCGTGCCCGCACGACCTTGCGTGTCCGTTCGCCGGGCCAGAGGGATGGTGCCATTTTTCGACGCGGCTTTCGCGCACGCGGCTGCACAAGGCGCTTAAGGGCGGGGCACTGGGGTACGAGGACGAAACGTTTACCTATCTGGTGTTCGGGCGGATGCCCGCCCCATCACGGCAGGCGCGGATTATCGGCCATCCACGCGCGCGCAAGGTGATCGAGACGATGGTCTGTACACCGGCGGGCGCGATCGAAACGCTTGGAATCGCGAAAAGCGACGCGCGTTACAAGGCCGCGCGCAAGGCCCGCTGGGGCGACGTATTGTAA
- the pdxH gene encoding pyridoxamine 5'-phosphate oxidase: protein MTFLKPADNCDPVALFHQWFDDAQKTEINDPDAACLATADAQGRPSARMVLVRQVDARGFVFFTNGHSIKGRQMMENPHAALCYHWKSLRRSVRVEGHVETIAEAESDSYFTGRPRGSRIGAWASQQSEPLESREALVARVAALTAEYGENADVPRPPHWHGYRIVSTRIEFWQDGEFRLHDRFAFTRMAEQDRWTIQRLYP from the coding sequence ATGACCTTCTTGAAACCCGCAGATAACTGCGACCCCGTTGCGCTGTTCCATCAATGGTTCGATGACGCGCAAAAAACCGAGATCAACGACCCCGATGCCGCCTGCCTAGCCACGGCGGACGCCCAAGGCCGCCCCAGCGCGCGCATGGTGCTGGTGCGGCAGGTGGATGCGCGGGGATTCGTGTTCTTCACCAACGGGCACAGCATAAAAGGCCGACAGATGATGGAAAATCCCCATGCGGCGCTATGCTATCACTGGAAATCACTGCGCCGGTCGGTGCGCGTTGAAGGCCATGTCGAAACCATCGCCGAGGCCGAATCCGATTCGTATTTCACCGGCCGTCCGCGCGGCAGCCGTATCGGCGCATGGGCGTCGCAGCAATCGGAACCGCTGGAGAGCCGTGAGGCGCTGGTTGCGCGTGTCGCCGCGTTGACGGCGGAATACGGCGAAAATGCGGATGTGCCGCGCCCGCCGCATTGGCATGGATACCGCATCGTGTCCACGCGGATCGAATTCTGGCAGGACGGGGAATTCCGCCTGCATGACCGGTTCGCCTTTACACGCATGGCCGAGCAGGATCGCTGGACCATCCAACGACTATATCCGTGA